The following coding sequences lie in one Candoia aspera isolate rCanAsp1 chromosome 11, rCanAsp1.hap2, whole genome shotgun sequence genomic window:
- the HSD11B2 gene encoding 11-beta-hydroxysteroid dehydrogenase type 2, translating to MELGWACSLAAGLLFLGGLAVRLLRADLLPGRLLPLRVGLVALLPALGHAALPLPLSAALTGAACWLVAASATRRKRIPAAGKAVVVTGCDSGFGKAAAQRLDGLGFTVYASVLDLKSSGAEELRQTCSPRLTLVEMDLTKAEDIQRALQFIKAQTVRTGLWGLVNNAGFNSTIADAELTPLPHFRTCMEVNFFGTLGLTQGLLPLLRSSRGRIVTVSSPAGNMPYPCLAGYGASKAALSLLMDTFRCELAPWGIRVSVIFPGYFRTGGTCNPECWKERKDQLLAALPADLLEAYGEEYLEEINKQFVEFMKTAVEDLSSVVDSITDALLATKPLLNYYPGRGLWLMYLIHHYLPHTVRDLFLKVFFINPKLPKGLCPKVDHTPEQP from the exons ATGGAGCTGGGCTGGGCGTGCAGCCTCGCCGCGGGGCTGCTCTTCCTCGGCGGTCTCGCGGTGAGACTCCTGCGCGCGGACCTGTTGCCGGGCCGGCTCCTGCCGCTGCGGGTGGGGCTGGTGGCCCTCCTGCCGGCGCTCGGCCACGCCGCCCTGCCTCTGCCCCTCAGCGCCGCCCTCACGGGGGCTGCCTGCTGGCTCGTCGCGGCCAGCGCCACCCGACGGAAGAGGATCCCCGCGGCGGGGAAGGCGGTGGTGGTGACAG GATGTGATTCAGGCTTTGGCAAGGCAGCTGCCCAGCGTTTGGATGGGCTGGGGTTCACTGTCTACGCCAGTGTGCTGGACCTGAAGAGCTCTGGGGCAGAAGAGCTTCGGCAGACGTGCTCACCACGGTTGACCCTTGTGGAAATGGACCTTACTAAAGCTGAGGACATTCAGCGAGCCCTGCAGTTCATCAAGGCCCAGACCGTAAGGACAG GTCTCTGGGGCCTTGTGAACAACGCCGGGTTCAACAGCACCATTGCCGACGCAGAGCTGACTCCGCTGCCCCATTTCCGCACCTGCATGGAGGTGAACTTCTTCGGCACCTTGGGGCTGACCCAAGGGCTGCTGCCCTTGCTCCGCTCGTCTCGGGGTAGGATTGTCACAGTCAGCAGCCCGGCTG GCAACATGCCCTACCCCTGCCTAGCTGGCTATGGTGCCTCCAAAGCGGCTCTCAGCCTTTTGATGGACACGTTCCGGTGTGAGCTTGCACCCTGGGGGATCAGAGTGAGCGTTATTTTTCCAGGGTACTTCAGAACAG GTGGCACTTGTAACCCTGAGtgttggaaggaaaggaaggaccaGCTCCTCGCAGCGTTACCTGCGGACCTTCTTGAAGCCTACGGAGAGGAGTATCTTGAGGAGATCAACAAGCAGTTTGTGGAGTTCATGAAGACGGCTGTGGAGGATCTCAGCTCTGTGGTGGACAGTATCACTGATGCCCTCCTTGCCACCAAGCCACTGCTAAACTACTACCCAGGGAGGGGCCTGTGGCTCATGTACCTCATCCACCACTACCTCCCCCACACAGTCCGGGACCTTTTCCTGAAAGTCTTTTTTATCAATCCAAAGCTACCCAAGGGGTTGTGTCCCAAGGTTGACCACACACCTGAGCAACCGTGA